Proteins encoded together in one Triticum dicoccoides isolate Atlit2015 ecotype Zavitan chromosome 7B, WEW_v2.0, whole genome shotgun sequence window:
- the LOC119340748 gene encoding uncharacterized protein LOC119340748 — translation MAAKVASPLPFRRDLRGPLGRRSPRSGLPGALAGLGWSDGSRRLVAPAWPARARGRNNRSGGRGATKEEDERAEESEEAEAVLIVDDGEEDGEFGDDDLSGFRGLVLDLSYRPVNVVCWKRAICLEFMEKADVLEYYDQTVSSPRGSFYIPAVLRVPQLLQVVKRRRVKHCLSRKNILFRDGFSCQYCSSEDDLTIDHVIPASRGGKWEWENLVTACSRCNSRKGNKTLLQANMKLRKIPKGPKEFDIIAVPLTKSAFRTIRRRHGLPEEWLQYLAGPSP, via the exons ATGGCGGCCAAGGTggcgtccccgctcccgttccgccgCGACCTGCGGGGCCCGCTCGGCCGGCGGTCGCCCAGGAGCGGGCTGCCCGGCGCGCTGGCCGGGCTGGGCTGGAGCGACGGCTCCCGCAGGCTCGTGGCGCCGGCGTGGCCGGCCCGGGCGCGCGGGAGGAACAACAGGTCCGGCGGGCGCGGCGCGACCAAGGAGGAAGACGAGCGCGCCGAGGAGtcggaggaggcggaggccgtgCTGATCGTTGACGACGGGGAGGAGGACGGCGAGTTCGGCGACGACGATCTGTCCGGGTTCAGGGGGCTCGTTCTTGATCTCTCCTACAG GCCTGTCAATGTCGTCTGCTGGAAGCGCGCGATCTGCCTGGAGTTCATGGAGAAG GCCGATGTTCTGGAGTACTACGATCAGACAGTCTCTTCTCCCAGGGGGTCCTTTTATATTCCTGCAGTTCTCAGG GTTCCACAGCTACTGCAGGTTGTGAAGAGGAGGAGGGTCAAGCACTGCCTTAGCCGTAAGAACATACTCTTCAGGGATGGGTTCAGTTGCCA GTATTGCTCTTCTGAAGATGACCTCACGATTGATCATGTCATCCCGGCCTCGCGCGGCGGCAAATGGGAATGGGAAAACTTG GTAACTGCATGCTCTAGATGCAACTCCAGGAAGGGTAACAAGACACTGCTGCAAGCAAACATGAAGCTACGCAAGATCCCCAAG GGGCCGAAGGAATTCGACATCATCGCGGTGCCCTTGACGAAATCCGCGTTCAGGACGATCAGGAGGAGGCACGGCCTGCCTGAAGAGTGGCTGCAGTACCTTGCCGGGCCATCTCCATGA